The following proteins are encoded in a genomic region of Oryctolagus cuniculus chromosome 13, mOryCun1.1, whole genome shotgun sequence:
- the LOC127483600 gene encoding alanine and proline-rich secreted protein Apa-like — protein sequence MLESPPPPPSLPLPPPPTPPPPPLPLPLPTAPGLRHSRLYDITFLTPRGARSTAGTSLLGTGWFAATADAVEFECEGRGKRTFPQVWWGVAGVRGDGARACGGGWSRGRRAVCGSGKGKKSEAPWRAAARRWPHPPWPPGAGSRPPAGPPRPSSGRAPGARWGPGPARRGPAAPPGRLPGPPAPAWPGAPSSARGRAGQESGVRRSRPAPASLPQGRRAVTCRPLALAVGGSRGPWPPGRLSPPLREFGGPRKTLGTRRPAGRHLRHPGFGVG from the coding sequence ATGCTCGAgtcacctcctccccctccctccctcccccttccccccccaCCAACCCCTccgcctccacccctccccctccccctccccaccgcacCTGGTTTACGACACTCGCGGCTTTACGACATCACCTTCCTTACACCTAGAGGCGCTCGCTCTACGGCCGGAACCTCGTTGCTAGGGACGGGATGGTTTGCGGCCACCGCGGACGCCGTGGAGTTTGAATGCGAGGGGCGAGGGAAAAGAACTTTTCCTCAGGTGTGGTGGGGGGTGGCGGGGGTGCGTGGGGACGGGGCGCGGGCTTGTGGGGGGGGGTGGTCACGAGGGCGACGAGCTGTGTGTGGGAGCGGGAAAGGTAAAAAGTCGGAGGCGCCTTGGCGAGCTGCCGCGCGGCGCTGGCCACACCCGCCGTGGCCGCCCGGGGCAGGCTCGCGTCCCCCCGCGGGACCCCCGCGCCCGTCCTCGGGGCGCGCTCCGGGTGCGCGGTGGGGGCCCGGCCCCGCGCGGCGTGGACCCGCGGCGCCGCCCGGGAGGCTACCTGGGCCGCCGGCCCCCGCGTGGCCCGGGGCGCCGAGTTCCGCTCGCGGGCGCGCCGGGCAGGAAAGCGGGGTGAGGAGGAGCCGCCCCGCGCCGGCCTCACTTCCTCAGGGGCGCCGGGCCGTCACCTGCCGTCCCCTCGCACTCGCCGTGGGCGGCAGCCGCGGGCCGTGGCCGCCCGGCAGGCTCTCGCCGCCGCTGCGCGAGTTCGGGGGTCCCCGAAAGACCCTGGGCACGCGACGCCCCGCCGGGAGGCACCTCCGGCACCCCGGATTCGGAGTTGGCTGA